One Mercenaria mercenaria strain notata chromosome 12, MADL_Memer_1, whole genome shotgun sequence DNA segment encodes these proteins:
- the LOC128547594 gene encoding heat shock 70 kDa protein 12A-like produces MSFSGPEVIMKFKNKHTDDYIEIFRDFEIKKRQISPTKQEKVTIRMPASLSTLCIDMRSNDLKSLILQSRFGGKVKVLSDKLKVDADVVKEFFGPTVRNIIDHVATLLKEPSVHGCAAILMVGGFSASPMLQESVQAKFRNLRVIVPDDAGLAVLKGAVIFGHEPTAITERVCKYTYGTGTTHQYNGTCEHPEGKVESDKNGNLRCYNIFSIHARSGQSVKLNEEQPEQIYRPVSDDQTKIGFKIYSSSTAHPHFITEEGCSLIGEFTIPISDTSLGSNHAFGTSFIFGGTEIVVKVEDKATGEVTLESVNFLG; encoded by the coding sequence ATGTCCTTTTCAGGTCCAGAAGTCATCATGAAATTCAAGAATAAGCATACGGATGACTACATTGAAATCTTCCGCGATTTCGAAATAAAGAAACGACAAATTTCTCCGACCAAACAAGAAAAGGTTACGATCCGTATGCCTGCTAGTCTTTCAACACTATGCATCGATATGAGAAGCAATGATTTGAAAAGCTTAATCTTACAGTCGCGTTTTGGCGGAAAAGTAAAAGTCCTCAGCGATAAATTGAAGGTAGATGCTGATGTAGTTAAAGAGTTCTTCGGGCCAACTGTCCGAAACATAATCGATCATGTTGCTACTCTACTGAAGGAGCCGTCAGTCCATGGTTGTGCTGCTATTCTAATGGTCGGTGGATTCTCTGCATCACCAATGTTACAAGAGAGCGTGCAGGCAAAATTTCGAAATCTAAGAGTAATTGTTCCTGATGATGCTGGCTTAGCAGTGTTGAAAGGAGCTGTCATCTTCGGTCATGAACCTACAGCAATCACTGAAAGGGTCTGCAAGTATACATACGGAACAGGTACAACCCATCAGTACAATGGAACATGCGAACATCCTGAAGGAAAAGTCGAAAGTGATAAAAATGGAAACCTGCGATGTTACAATATTTTTAGCATCCATGCCCGTTCTGGCCAGTCTGTCAAACTCAATGAAGAACAGCCGGAACAGATTTATAGACCCGTATCTGACGACCAAACAAAGATTGGTTTCAAGATATATTCATCATCTACAGCACATCCGCATTTTATTACCGAAGAAGGATGCAGCCTTATTGGAGAGTTCACGATTCCTATTTCCGACACAAGTTTGGGAAGTAATCATGCGTTTGGTACGAGTTTTATATTTGGCGGGACAGAAATAGTTGTGAAAGTTGAAGACAAGGCAACAGGCGAAGTAACTCTTGAATCAGTCAATTTTCTTGGATGA